The following are encoded in a window of Bdellovibrionales bacterium genomic DNA:
- a CDS encoding methylated-DNA--[protein]-cysteine S-methyltransferase, protein MKNQLAQWKMKTQIGDIYLVASEKGLKALIWKEQAAPYIKDIGEKTPQAEFLRQTIREITEYFDGKRTSFAIPLDVEGTEFQSKVWKELAKIPYGKTTSYKKIAGSLKTKGVRAVGTANGRNPISIIVPCHRVIASDGTLGGYAGGLPAKQALLDLERKVGSPGGT, encoded by the coding sequence ATGAAAAACCAACTCGCTCAATGGAAAATGAAAACCCAAATCGGTGATATCTATCTTGTGGCTTCTGAAAAGGGATTGAAAGCCCTGATCTGGAAAGAGCAAGCCGCTCCATATATTAAGGACATCGGTGAAAAAACTCCGCAGGCGGAATTCCTGCGCCAAACGATCCGTGAAATCACTGAGTACTTCGACGGAAAAAGAACCTCTTTCGCTATTCCGCTCGATGTGGAAGGGACTGAGTTTCAATCGAAGGTGTGGAAAGAGCTCGCGAAAATTCCGTACGGCAAAACCACGTCCTATAAGAAAATCGCCGGCAGCCTTAAAACCAAAGGAGTTCGCGCCGTTGGCACAGCGAACGGTAGAAATCCGATCAGCATTATCGTTCCATGCCACAGGGTGATTGCTTCGGATGGAACTCTTGGGGGTTACGCGGGAGGATTGCCTGCAAAACAGGCGCTATTGGATCTTGAGCGCAAAGTCGGAAGCCCGGGTGGCACCTAG
- a CDS encoding substrate-binding domain-containing protein, whose translation MKLNMLAVATLLISSVSFAQSKQLISGSDTMGGVMTDAIIAAGMDQAIGYVGGGSSVGEKAFANGEIGITAMSREMKPEVVAQLQAAGVIPVAHAVALDGISIFVNSANATAGVDLTTLAKIFTCEITSWAQVPGSGKSGAIHAFRRNDESGTTDTFKNLVGVKNFGACVTVLAETADIAEKTGVDADAVGYAGLSGKTDKNRELGVSKAGNAYVQPTVATIRNKTYPLARSLFIYEATGARTPNAVEAQLLEQLLDRSFLDPIVQDHDFVTLD comes from the coding sequence ATGAAACTGAATATGTTGGCAGTGGCAACATTGCTCATTTCTTCTGTATCTTTCGCTCAATCAAAACAACTCATTTCCGGCTCAGACACTATGGGCGGCGTTATGACAGATGCGATCATCGCAGCTGGCATGGACCAAGCTATCGGTTATGTTGGCGGAGGTTCATCTGTTGGTGAAAAAGCTTTCGCTAACGGCGAAATCGGTATCACGGCAATGTCTCGTGAAATGAAGCCAGAGGTTGTAGCTCAATTGCAAGCTGCTGGTGTGATTCCGGTTGCTCACGCGGTGGCTTTGGATGGTATCTCTATCTTCGTGAACAGTGCTAACGCGACTGCAGGCGTAGATTTGACAACTTTGGCTAAGATCTTCACTTGCGAAATCACTTCTTGGGCCCAAGTTCCAGGTTCTGGTAAGAGCGGTGCGATCCACGCTTTCCGTCGTAACGACGAATCAGGCACGACGGACACTTTCAAAAACCTTGTTGGTGTTAAAAACTTCGGTGCTTGTGTCACTGTACTCGCTGAAACTGCTGATATCGCTGAAAAAACAGGTGTCGATGCGGATGCTGTTGGCTACGCTGGTTTGAGCGGTAAAACTGATAAAAACCGTGAGTTGGGCGTTTCTAAAGCAGGCAATGCTTACGTTCAACCAACTGTGGCTACGATCCGTAATAAAACTTACCCACTAGCTCGTTCATTGTTCATCTATGAAGCGACCGGTGCTCGCACTCCGAACGCTGTTGAAGCTCA